Part of the Natronobacterium gregoryi SP2 genome, CAGGTCAACAGGCTCACGGGCTCGACCGGAGCGATCGAGTCGCCCTACGTCACCCGCGACGAACTCCAGGAGATGATCGAGTCCGGCGAGCGCGAGGGCGTCCTCAAGGAGGAGGAACACGAGATGCTAAAGCGAATCCTCCGGTTCAACAACACGATCGTCAAGGAGGTGATGACCCCGCGACTCGACATGACGGCAGTGTCGAAAGACGACGGTATCGACGAGGCGATCGAAACCTGCATCCAGAGCGGCCACGCCCGTTTGCCCGTCTACGAAGGAAGTCTCGACAACGTCCTGGGCACCGTCCACATCCGCGACCTCGTCCGGGATCTCAACTACGGCGAAACCGAAGACGACGAACTCGAGCTCGCGGACCTCATCCAGCCGACCCTGCACGTTCCCGAGTCGAAAAACGTCGACGAACTCCTGACCGAAATGCGGGAAAACCGGATGCACATGGCGATCGTCATCGACGAGTTTGGCACCACCGAGGGGCTGGTGACCGTCGAGGACATGATCGAAGAGATCGTCGGTGAGATCCTCAAATCCGGCGAAGAGGAGCCGATCGAGGAACTCGATGACCGGACCGTGATCGTCCGTGGTGAAGTCAACATCGAAGAAGTCAACGAGGCCCTCGACATCGAACTTCCCGAGGGAGAGGAGTTCGAAACCATCGCTGGCTTCATCTTCAACCGCGCTGGCCGTCTCGTCGAGGAAGGCGAAGAGATTACCTACGACGGTGTCCGGATCACCGTCGAGAGCGTCGAAAACACGCGCATCATGAAAGCGCGACTGCGCAAGCTCGAGGTCGTAGAACCCGACGAAGACGGCGACGACACTGGCGAAGACGTCGGAAGCGAATCCAGTACCGGGGACGTAACCGATAGCCCGGTGGAGTGATACGGGCTGCTGTTCCGATTGACCGGCGCGACCCAGGAGCTCGCGGTCACGCCGGAACTGACCGACAGCAAACCGTATGAGCCACGCTTTCTCGAACGAACCGAGCCGGTCGTGAACGAGCCATTACCGCCGGACGACGCCGCGTAGCCGTCGCCCGACACGTCTCAGTTGCCGTGTCACTCGTTCGGAGAGTCGACGTCGCCGTGTGCCGACTATCGATCGAATCTCGGCGGCGACTGCCGGCGGCACTGCAATGCGGCGGGGACCTGCGACGTACTGATCGTCCGGCTGCTCGTACTCGAGTGTCACGACAGTCGCATCACCCACGTCGCGACTCGAGACCGCGCTGATCAGAGAGAGATCGATCCGATGGTCGGGATCGAAGAGATGGATCTGCTCTTCGTCTCGGTCGAGCGCGCCGACCGAGCGGAGAAAAGCGGAGAGCACGAGCGCGACGATCGCGAGTGGGAGACTCAACGCCGCTAACCCCGTAAAGAGACCAGCACCGATCCCTTCGAGTTGGCCGGACTGGGCGATAAGCCGGCCGAGGCCCATGAGAACGGCGATGACGACGCCCATCACGAGCGTCCCTACGGCGGCGTCGAGCGCCCGTGCCAGTCCTCGGTCTGACGGTGAGTCGATCGGGAGCGGGAGCGAACTAAGGAGTTGCTCGAGTCGTTTCCCGGCGTTGCTCGAGACGGCGAG contains:
- a CDS encoding hemolysin family protein gives rise to the protein MSLSLEFVLAAYEVSAVLAADPYQVPVVDYVIDQSTVTILGTLAVVVLIALSGFFSSSEIAMFNLPKHRLEGMVEDDLEGADLAKELKDDPHRLLVTILVGNNIVNIAMSSIATALLGLYFGGLTAVLLATIGITAIVLLFGESVPKSYAVENTESWARRIAKPLKATEYLLFPLIVLFDYLTRQVNRLTGSTGAIESPYVTRDELQEMIESGEREGVLKEEEHEMLKRILRFNNTIVKEVMTPRLDMTAVSKDDGIDEAIETCIQSGHARLPVYEGSLDNVLGTVHIRDLVRDLNYGETEDDELELADLIQPTLHVPESKNVDELLTEMRENRMHMAIVIDEFGTTEGLVTVEDMIEEIVGEILKSGEEEPIEELDDRTVIVRGEVNIEEVNEALDIELPEGEEFETIAGFIFNRAGRLVEEGEEITYDGVRITVESVENTRIMKARLRKLEVVEPDEDGDDTGEDVGSESSTGDVTDSPVE